Proteins co-encoded in one Brassica oleracea var. oleracea cultivar TO1000 chromosome C4, BOL, whole genome shotgun sequence genomic window:
- the LOC106341808 gene encoding piezo-type mechanosensitive ion channel homolog isoform X2: protein MIRWIASFIGLFRISAETEGTDICSGLFLLLFYTMLSYIRSDLEDMDFIMSTSENNLAERLLPPKYSFFIRESRAGVRHTNVLLRGAVFKTFSINFFTYGFLVSLFALSFWSFHFASLCAFGLLAYVGYIIYAFPSLFRLHRLNGLLLVFILLWAVSTYIFNVAFSFLNTKAGKDMKIWEMVGLWHYTIPGFFLLAQFGLGMLVALGNLVNNSVFLYLSEESSRSSNDRSYAEADEETKVLVVATIAWGLRKCSRAIMLALIFLIAMKPGFVHAVYVIFFLMYLLSHNINRKIRKSLILLCEVHFALLYILEIDLVSNSLKRQGSVSREILFQLGLLRSESSWDFLEIALLACFCALHNHGFEVLFSFSAIVRHTPSPPIGFSILKAGLNKSVLLSVYSSPSSSYSQDNTTYERHIASFLSAIGQKFLSMYRSCGTYIAFITILISVYLVKPNYVSFGYIFLLLFWITGRQMFEETKRRLWFPLKAYAVLVFMFIYCLSSFVSFQLWLSGYIDLYFYLGYNSEAPLLDNVWESLAVLIVMQLYSYERRQNGHYIPGQSSLVHPGVFGFLERFLVWHGQKILFAALFYASLSPISVFGFVYLLGLVICTTFPKSSSVPSKSFLIYTGFLVSAEYLFQLWGMQAQMFPGQRYAELSFYLGLRVYEPGFWGIESGLRGKVLVVAACTLQYNVFRWLERTPGLTIMKGKYEEPCPLFVSAEDTTASVSSSNGETPSSIDHASISIKQGEATSNSWPFFSPRDNQAAGFLHPKTGGSESGSSKKFSFGHFWGSIKESHKWNKRRILALKKERFEMQKNLLNIYLKFWIENMFNLYGLEINMIALLLASFALLNAISLVYIALLAACVLLRRRLIQKLWPVVVFLFASILAIEYVATWNNLLPLDQDPSETSVHCHDCWSIAAVYLKFCRDCWLGVRVDDPRTLISYFVVFMLACFKLRADQISSFSESSTYHQMKSQRKNSFVWRDLSFETKSMWTVLDYLRLYCYVHLLDVVLILILITGTLEYDILHLGYLAFALVFARMRLEILKKKNKIFRFLRVYNFVLIIFSLAYQSPFVGNFNDGKCETVDYIYEVIGFYKYDYGFRITARSALVEIIIFMLVSLQSYMFSSQEFDYVSRYLEAEQIGAIVREQEKKAARKTEQLQQIREAEEKKRQRNLQVEKMKSEMLNLRVQLHRMNSDSNFGFASPRTEGLRRRSSYLIPDSGAASPEIDGVVHRKEGQPIDEDPHYPFEAHELPMSATPEAPDSPECSFGASPCEITEIQHNTDVMSTEREIKDKSEGKDNPLISAVQLIGDGVSQVQFIGNQAVNNLANFLNISPENSDINEQSSVDDEVYDEMESQNRIHKPFERSTSLQSDRSSDGTSFQIGRILRHIWSRMQSNNDIVCYCCFIIAFLWNFSLLSMVYLAALFLYALCVHTGPTHIFWVVMLMYTEIYILLQYLYQIIIQHCGLSIDAPLLQELGFPTQRIKSSFVVSSLPLFLVYISTLIQSVITVKDGDWVPSADFASRRNARGSQKDLTRINWSLRVWDVYKKLRDGVKLVIRSMYRYWISLTRGAESPPYFVQVTMDVHMWPEDGIQPERVECRMNQLLRLVHNERCEKGNPDLCPYSSRVHVQSIERSTETPNEALVVLEVEYASPTNGCSTAEWYKSLTPASDVAKEIRKAQHSGLGEGTGFPYPILSVIGGGKRETDLYAYIFGADLMVFFLVAIFYRSVIKNKSEFIDVYQLVDQFPFDFVIILMVIFFLIVVDRVIYLCSFATGKVVYYLFSLILFTYAVTEYAWSIYPTQQHAAGLALRFIFLAKAMSLALQAIQIRYGLPHKSTLYRQFLTSEVSRINYYGYRLYRALPFLYELRCVLDWSCTATSLTMYDWLKLEDVNASLYLVKCDTVLNRATHKHGERQTKMTKCCNGICLFFILLCVIWAPMLMYSSGNPTNIANPIKDASVQIDIKTAGGKLTLYQTTLCERISGDNIDLGLDLRSQSFLPTYNKNDIQLISCQSDASVLWLVPDTVVTRFIQSLDWDTDMDITFSWLLNRDRPKGKETVKYERSVDPQDLPKRSEVQMVLNGSMDGFRVHNLYPKFFRVTGSGDVRSFEDQKDEVSADILMNHADTKWWWSFHNLKASENISACEGMNGPVAIIMSEETPPQGFLGDTLSKFSIWGLYITFVLAVGRFIRLQCSDLRMRIPYENLPSCDRLIAICEDLYAARAEGELGVEEVLYWTLVKIYRSPHMLLEYTKLDYDA from the exons ATGATTCGATGGATAGCAAGCTTTATAGGTCTATTCAGAATCTCTGCGGAAACAGAAGGCACTGATATTTGTTCTGGTCTTTTCCTTTTGCTTTTTTACACCATG CTATCCTATATAAGGTCAGACCTCGAGGATATGGATTTTATCATGTCGACGAGTGAAAATAACTTGGCAGAGCGTCTTCTTCCTCCAAAATATTCGTTTTTTATTCGAGAATCAAG GGCCGGTGTTAGGCACACCAATGTTTTACTGAGGGGAGCTGTGTTTAAGACCTTCAGTATCAATTTCTTCACATATGGTTTCCTG GTCTCTCTGTTTGCTCTTTCGTTCTGGAGTTTTCATTTTGCGAGCTTGTGTGCTTTTGGCCTCCTTGCATATGTTGGTTACATTATCTATGCCTTCCCATCGTTGTTCCGCTTGCACAGATTAAACGGCCTTCTGCTTGTATTTATACTCTTATGGGCTGTCAGTACGTACATATTCAATGTAGCATTTTCTTTTCTGAACACTAAGGCTGGAAAG GACATGAAAATTTGGGAGATGGTGGGACTTTGGCATTACACTATACCTGGATTCTTTTTGCTTGCACAATTTGGTTTGGGAATGTTGGTTGCGTTGGGTAATCTTGTGAACAACTCTGTTTTTCTCTACCTGTCTGAAGAGAGCTCCAGATCTTCCAATGACAGATCTTATGCTGAAG CTGATGAAGAAACAAAGGTTTTGGTTGTCGCAACCATTGCTTGGGGATTGCGGAAATGTTCACGGGCTATTATGCTCGCACTGATTTTCCTCATTGCCATGAAACCTGGGTTTGTCCATGCAGTGTATG TGATATTCTTCCTTATGTATCTGCTGAGCCACAACATCAACAGAAAGATACGCAAGTCACTGATTCTTCTATGCGAAGTTCATTTTGCACTTCTCTACATTCTTGAGATCGACCTTGTGTCGAACTCCTTAAAGCGGCAAGGCTCTGTGAGCAGGGAAATTCTGTTTCAGTTAG GTCTTCTTAGGTCTGAAAGCTCTTGGGACTTCTTGGAGATAGCCTTGCTTGCTTGCTTCTGTGCTCTCCATAATCATGGTTTTGAGGTGCTATTTTCCTTCTCAGCGATTGTACGACACACACCGAGCCCTCCAATTGGATTTAGCATATTGAAAGCTGGTCTCAACAAATCAGTTCTCTTGTCCGTCTACTCATCGCCATCTTCAAGTTATAGCCAGGATAATACTACTTATG AGAGACACATTGCTTCATTTCTGAGTGCGATTGGGCAAAAGTTTCTGTCTATGTACCGATCATGTGGAACATACATTGCCTTCATCACTATTCTCATAAGTGTATACCTGGTGAAACCCAATTATGTATCGTTTGGATACATTTTCCTTCTCTTGTTCTGGATTACTGGAAGACAAATGTTTGAGGAAACTAAGAGACGCTTGTGGTTCCCTTTGAAAGCATATGCGGTTTTGGTGTTTATGTTTATCTACTGCTTAAGTAGCTTTGTCAGCTTCCAGCTCTGGTTATCTGGATATATTGATCTATACTTTTATTTAGGTTACAACTCCGAAGCACCATTGCTGGATAATGTATGGGAATCTCTTGCTGTGTTGATCGTGATGCAACTTTACAGCTATGAAAGGAGGCAGAATGGACATTACATTCCAGGTCAATCTAGTTTGGTTCATCCTGGAGTTTTTGGTTTTCTTGAGAGGTTTTTGGTATGGCATGGTCAGAAGATCTTGTTCGCGGCATTATTTTATGCATCATTGTCTCCAATCAGTGTGTTTGGATTTGTGTATCTCCTCGGCCTTGTCATCTGCACAACCTTCCCAAAGTCCTCTTCAGTACCATCCAAATCATTTTTGATCTATACTGGATTTCTCGTGTCTGCTGAGTATCTTTTCCAACTGTGGGGCATGCAAGCTCAAATGTTCCCTGGGCAAAGATATGCTGAGTTGTCTTTCTACTTGGGCCTTCGAGTATATGAACCTGGATTTTGGGGTATAGAATCGGGTCTACGAGGCAAAGTGCTAGTTGTTGCTGCCTGTACTCTGCAGTACAATGTATTTCGTTGGCTAGAAAGGACACCTGGTTTAACTATTATGAAAGGAAAATATGAAGAGCCTTGTCCCCTATTTGTCTCTGCAGAAGACACAACTGCAAGTGTTTCCAGTTCTAATGGTGAAACCCCATCTTCCATAGATCATGCTTCTATATCAATTAAACAAGGCGAGGCTACTAGTAACTCATGGCCTTTCTTCTCTCCCCGTGATAATCAGGCAGCTGGTTTCTTGCATCCCAAGACTGGAGGCTCCGAAAGTGGCAGTAGTAAGAAATTTTCATTTGGTCATTTCTGGGGAAGCATCAAAGAGAGTCACAAGTGGAACAAGAGGCGGATTCTGGCATTGAAGAAGGAGAGGTTTGAAATGCAGAAGAATCTGTTAAATATTTACTTGAAGTTTTGGATTGAGAACATGTTTAACCTCTATGGCCTTGAGATAAACATGATAGCGCTGCTTCTTGCAAGTTTTGCTTTGCTGAATGCCATCTCCTTGGTATATATTGCGCTGCTTGCTGCGTGTGTCCTCTTGAGAAGACGCCTAATTCAGAAACTATGGCCTGTCGTTGTTTTTCTGTTTGCATCAATTCTAGCAATTGAATACGTTGCCACGTGGAATAACTTATTGCCTTTAGATCAGGATCCAAGTGAAACTAGCGTGCATTGCCATGATTGCTGGAGTATTGCAGCTGTCTACTTAAAATTTTGCCGGGACTGCTGGCTGG GAGTGAGAGTTGACGATCCCCGGACCCTTATTAGCTATTTCGTGGTGTTCATGCTTGCCTGTTTTAAACTTCGGGCTGATCAGATATCTAGTTTCTCAGAGTCATCGACATATCATCAGATGAAGTCTCAGAGAAAGAACTCATTTGTCTGGAGAGATCTCTCCTTCGAAACAAAGAGCATGTGGACCGTGCTTGATTACCTGAGGCTTTATTGTTACGTCCATCTGTTGGATGTTGTGCTTATTCTGATTCTAATCACAGGAACTCTCGAGTATGACATTCTACACCTGGGCTATCTTGCATTCGCACTTGTTTTTGCCCGGATGCGACTTGAAATACTGAAGAAGAAGAACAAAATATTCAGGTTTTTGCGGGTGTACAATTTTGTTCTCATCATCTTTTCTCTCGCATATCAGTCTCCATTTGTTGGAAACTTCAATGATGGGAAGTGTGAAACGGTTGATTATATTTACGAGGTGATTGGATTTTACAAGTATGACTACGGGTTTCGAATCACTGCAAGATCTGCTCTCGTTGAGATCATCATATTTATGTTAGTATCTCTTCAGTCCTACATGTTTTCCTCCCAGGAATTTGATTATGTCTCGCGGTATCTTGAAGCGGAGCAAATTGGTGCTATTGTGCGGGAGCAAGAGAAGAAAGCTGCACGGAAAACCGAGCAACTGCAACAGATTCGTGAGGCTGAAGAAAAGAAACGGCAGCGGAATTTGCAGGTGGAAAAGATGAAGTCGGAAATGCTGAACCTGCGGGTACAGCTTCACAGAATGAATTCTGATTCTAATTTTGGGTTTGCTTCTCCGCGCACTGAAGGTCTACGAAGGAGGAGTTCGTATCTAATTCCAGATAGTGGTGCAGCCAGTCCGGAGATTGACGGAGTGGTCCACAGGAAAGAAGGCCAGCCTATTGACGAGGATCCACATTATCCTTTTGAAGCTCATGAGCTTCCTATGAGTGCCACTCCAGAAGCACCAGATTCTCCAGAGTGTTCATTTGGAGCATCTCCTTGTGAGATCACTGAAATTCAACACAATACTGATGTCATGTCTACGGAGCGTGAAATAAAAGATAAGTCAGAAGGAAAAGATAATCCCTTGATTTCTGCTGTGCAACTCATCGGTGATGGTGTTTCCCAGGTGCAATTTATTGGAAATCAGGCAGTAAATAACCTTGCGAATTTCTTAAACATCTCACCAGAAAATTCAGATATAAATGAGCAGTCCTCTGTTGATGATGAGGTGTATGATGAGATGGAAAGCCAGAATAGAATACACAAACCTTTTGAACGGTCAACATCTCTACAGTCTGACAGGAGTAGTGATGGCACTAGCTTTCAGATAGGAAGGATCCTTCGTCATATATGGTCTAGGATGCAGTCCAACAATGATATTGTTTGCTATTGCTGCTTCATTATTGCGTTTCTGTGGAACTTCAGTCTTCTTTCCATGGTCTATCTAGCAGCGCTGTTCCTATATGCCCTCTGCGTTCACACTGGACCTACTCACATCTTCTGGGTCGTCATGCTAATGTACACAGAAATCTATATCCTCCTCCAGTACTTATACCAGATTATAATCCAGCACTGTGGGTTGAGTATTGACGCACCACTTCTTCAAGAACTGGGATTTCCAACGCAAAGAATCAAATCATCTTTTGTTGTCAGCTCGTTGCCTCTCTTCCTTGTTTATATATCCACTCTCATACAGAGTGTTATAACAGTGAAAGATGGTGACTGGGTTCCTTCTGCTGATTTTGCTTCTCGCCGGAATGCCCGTGGGAGCCAGAAGGACCTTACAAGAATTAACTGGAGCCTGAGAGTTTGGGACGTGTACAAGAAGCTGAGAGATGGTGTGAAATTGGTGATCAGAAGCATGTACCGGTACTGGATCTCTCTGACACGTGGAGCAGAATCCCCTCCTTACTTTGTTCAGGTGACAATGGATGTTCACATGTGGCCTGAAGATGGAATTCAACCTGAAAGAGTTGAATGCAGAATGAATCAGTTACTTAGGCTTGTCCATAATGAGAGATGCGAGAAGGGAAACCCTGATCTTTGTCCTTACTCTAGCAGGGTCCACGTACAAAGTATTGAGAGAAGTACAGAGACCCCAAACGAGGCCTTGGTTGTTCTCGAGGTTGAGTACGCGTCTCCCACGAATGGGTGTTCTACAGCAGAATGGTACAAATCACTAACCCCAGCCTCGGATGTGGCGAAAGAGATTCGTAAAGCTCAACATAGTGGACTTGGTGAAGGAACTGGGTTTCCGTACCCCATTCTCTCTGTGATTGGCGGAGGAAAGAGAGAAACAGACCTCTATGCCTACATATTTGGTGCTGATTTGATGGTCTTCTTTCTGGTTGCCATTTTCTACCGATCCGTCATCAAAAATAAAAGCGAGTTTATCGATGTATATCAGCTAGTGGACCAGTTCCCATTTGACTTTGTCATTATTCTAATG GTTATCTTCTTCCTGATTGTTGTTGATCGGGTCATCTATCTTTGCTCCTTTGCGACTGGAAAAGTGGTGTACTACCTCTTCAGTCTTATTCTCTTCACATATGCAGTGACAGAGTATGCTTGGAGCATATATCCTACGCAGCAGCATGCTGCTGGCTTGGCTCTCAGATTCATATTTCTTGCCAAAGCAATGTCACTAGCTCTCCAGGCCATACAAATCCGCTATGGGCTACCTCATAAGAGCACCTTATATCGGCAGTTTTTGACAAGTGAAGTTTCACGGATCAATTACTATGGCTACAGGCTTTACCGTGCTCTTCCTTTTCTGTATGAACTGAGATGTGTACTTGATTGGTCCTGCACAGCGACATCACTGACTATGTATGACTGGCTCAAG TTGGAAGACGTAAATGCGAGTTTGTACCTTGTCAAATGCGATACAGTTTTAAATCGTGCTACACACAAACATGGAGAGAGGCAAACAAAAATGACTAAATGCTGCAACGGGATATGTCTGTTCTTCATCTTGTTATGCGTTATCTGGGCTCCTATGCTG ATGTATAGCAGTGGTAACCCAACAAACATCGCCAATCCGATAAAAGATGCGAGCGTTCAGATTGATATAAAAACAGCTGGTGGAAAGCTTACTTTGTACCAAACAACCCTGTGCGAGAGAATTTCAGGGGATAACATTGATCTCGGGCTAGATCTCCGGTCCCAGAGCTTCTTGCCAACGTACAACAAAAATGACATCCAGCTGATAAGCTGCCAATCTGATGCAAGCGTTTTGTGGCTTGTCCCTGACACAGTTGTGACCAGATTCATTCAATCCCTTGACTGGGACACAGATATGGACATCACCTTTTCTTGGCTTCTTAACAGAGACCGACCTAAAGGTAAGGAGACTGTCAAGTACGAAAGAAGTGTGGACCCTCAGGACCTTCCAAAACGCTCTGAGGTGCAAATGGTTCTCAACGGCTCAATGGATGGATTTAGAGTGCATAACTTGTACCCAAAGTTTTTCCGTGTTACTGGTTCTGGTGATGTCAGGTCTTTTGAAGACCAG AAGGATGAAGTGAGTGCAGACATACTCATGAACCATGCAGATACCAAGTGGTGGTGGTCATTCCATAATCTTAAGGCGTCTGAAAATATTAGCGCTTGCGAGGGTATGAATGGACCAGTTGCTATCATAATGTCTGAGGAAACTCCCCCAC AGGGGTTTCTGGGTGACACGCTCAGCAAATTCAGTATATGGGGACTCTATATAACATTTGTACTAGCAGTCGGGCGTTTCATCAGGCTTCAATGCTCTGACCTGCGTATGAGAATACCATACGAGAACCTCCCTTCGTGTGACAG ATTAATAGCAATATGTGAGGACTTATACGCGGCGAGAGCAGAGGGTGAGCTTGGAGTAGAAGAAGTTCTATACTGGACCCTTGTGAAGATCTATAGATCTCCACACATGCTGCTTGAGTATACAAAGCTAGACTACGATGCTTAG